Proteins from one Legionella taurinensis genomic window:
- the trxA gene encoding thioredoxin, whose translation MSDYIKTVTDASFEQDVLNSNKPVLVDFWAEWCGPCRALTPILEEVAASHGDSVTFAKLNIDENQQMPSKYGVMSIPTLILFKNGQVEAVKMGLLSKSQLSAFVESNV comes from the coding sequence ATGAGTGACTATATAAAAACAGTAACGGACGCGAGTTTTGAACAAGATGTATTGAATTCCAACAAACCCGTTCTGGTTGATTTCTGGGCGGAATGGTGCGGTCCTTGTCGCGCATTAACTCCCATCCTTGAAGAGGTTGCCGCCAGTCACGGCGACAGTGTGACCTTTGCCAAATTGAATATCGATGAAAATCAGCAAATGCCGTCCAAGTATGGCGTGATGAGTATTCCTACCCTGATTCTGTTTAAAAATGGGCAGGTAGAGGCCGTTAAAATGGGATTGTTGTCCAAATCCCAATTAAGCGCTTTCGTTGAAAGCAATGTGTAA
- a CDS encoding 16S rRNA (uracil(1498)-N(3))-methyltransferase — protein sequence MRDVRIYQPGDYLAGQELTLTEEAGQHIGVVLRMQPGEVLTLFSGDNREFKAEITAVHKKRVTVRLKDVERVNRESPLRLHLAQGISKGDRMEWVVQKAVELGVASISPVFTARCAVKLDASRLDKKQAQWQAIAVAACEQCGRNQVPLVHSPLSFHEVLLKRNGFPAFILQPGALHHYRSYSNLHVEEAMLLIGPEGGLSPSESDEAQQAGFLPLSLGPRILRTETAAITAISVLQAVWGDL from the coding sequence GTGAGAGACGTACGCATTTACCAGCCTGGCGATTACCTGGCTGGGCAGGAATTAACGTTGACGGAAGAAGCAGGTCAGCACATTGGCGTGGTGCTGCGCATGCAGCCCGGTGAGGTTTTGACTCTGTTTTCTGGTGATAACCGTGAGTTTAAGGCCGAAATCACGGCGGTGCATAAAAAACGGGTGACCGTGAGGCTTAAGGATGTCGAACGGGTTAACAGGGAGTCTCCGCTTCGTCTTCACCTGGCACAGGGCATTTCCAAAGGCGACCGGATGGAATGGGTGGTGCAAAAGGCAGTGGAACTCGGTGTCGCAAGCATCAGCCCTGTGTTCACGGCGCGCTGTGCGGTCAAACTCGATGCGTCGCGTCTTGATAAGAAGCAGGCACAATGGCAGGCGATTGCCGTCGCCGCCTGTGAACAGTGCGGGCGCAATCAGGTGCCGCTGGTGCATAGTCCTTTGTCGTTCCACGAGGTTTTATTAAAGAGAAACGGTTTTCCCGCCTTTATTCTGCAACCGGGTGCACTGCATCATTACCGAAGCTACAGCAACCTTCACGTGGAGGAAGCGATGCTGTTAATTGGTCCGGAAGGCGGCTTGAGTCCCTCTGAATCCGACGAGGCTCAGCAAGCGGGCTTTCTGCCGTTAAGCCTTGGACCGCGTATTTTGCGTACGGAGACGGCTGCGATTACAGCCATTAGTGTTTTGCAAGCGGTCTGGGGTGATCTATAA
- a CDS encoding APC family permease, with amino-acid sequence MLKRDISRTNILVASAGGMIGSGWLFSPFISAQMAGSNALVSWVIAALFMLFIALPLCELGTMFPVAGGMSNYPTFTHGKEVGFLFAWTSWLSYVVMTPIEIQAILQYSSHFFPALMAGDPAALSLSGYGYVAAGAIMLFVVILNSYGIKMLAECNKYASIIKFILPSIAIIALLHNSPSLANISIHLGDKQSWVQIFTALSAGGVAFAFTGFQNGLILAGEVKNPQRDIPIAILGAVLIGFALYFMLQFSFLAAMPQKYLGNGWQALHYPGDSGPLVGLTLLLGLTVVATLLMIDAAFSPFGTTLVYTAATSRIVYGMALNHHLPEFFLKVNRHKIPYVTLYANFLVGLFSFLPFPGWQKLVAFLSSASILSYGIGPICLLAMRRLQPDTPRPFRLPYSGLFSHIAFYVCNLMLYWCGFAILWKLYAALLAGLVISLIYNRKPLRACGQSLFWFLSYMTVLLVISYLGSFGGLGLLQFPWDMVCLLPFSLIMLYWSEQVIDNAHHEQIEFALDDDLTSEAAS; translated from the coding sequence ATGTTAAAACGCGATATTTCGAGAACAAATATCTTGGTCGCCTCCGCCGGTGGAATGATTGGCTCAGGCTGGCTGTTCAGCCCCTTCATCAGTGCACAGATGGCCGGAAGCAATGCCTTGGTAAGCTGGGTTATCGCCGCTTTGTTCATGCTATTCATCGCCCTGCCCTTGTGTGAATTGGGGACAATGTTTCCCGTTGCCGGCGGGATGTCCAATTACCCAACGTTCACCCATGGCAAGGAGGTGGGCTTTTTGTTTGCCTGGACATCCTGGCTTTCCTATGTGGTCATGACCCCGATTGAAATTCAGGCGATACTGCAATACTCCAGCCATTTTTTCCCGGCTCTGATGGCAGGCGATCCCGCCGCGCTCAGCCTGTCAGGGTATGGGTATGTGGCCGCAGGCGCCATCATGCTCTTTGTGGTGATTCTCAATTCCTACGGCATTAAAATGCTGGCGGAATGTAACAAATACGCCAGCATCATCAAATTTATTCTGCCCAGTATTGCCATTATAGCGCTGCTCCATAACAGCCCTTCGCTGGCGAATATTTCCATCCATCTAGGCGATAAGCAAAGCTGGGTGCAGATTTTTACGGCCCTGTCAGCTGGGGGCGTGGCCTTTGCTTTTACCGGATTTCAAAATGGCCTGATTCTGGCCGGCGAAGTGAAAAACCCGCAGCGTGATATTCCCATCGCTATTCTTGGCGCGGTGTTAATTGGCTTTGCGCTCTATTTCATGCTGCAATTCAGCTTCCTTGCCGCCATGCCGCAAAAATACCTGGGCAATGGCTGGCAGGCGCTCCACTATCCGGGCGACAGCGGTCCGTTGGTCGGGTTAACCCTGCTGCTGGGTTTAACCGTGGTGGCCACACTGCTCATGATTGATGCGGCCTTTTCCCCCTTTGGCACCACGCTCGTTTATACTGCGGCTACGTCCCGCATCGTGTACGGCATGGCATTAAATCATCACCTGCCTGAATTTTTCCTTAAAGTGAATCGCCATAAAATTCCTTACGTCACGCTGTATGCCAATTTCCTGGTGGGGTTGTTTTCATTTCTGCCCTTTCCCGGCTGGCAGAAGCTGGTGGCGTTTTTATCGTCAGCGAGCATCCTGTCTTACGGCATTGGTCCCATTTGTCTTCTGGCAATGAGACGATTGCAGCCGGATACTCCAAGGCCGTTCAGATTGCCTTACAGCGGCTTGTTTTCGCACATCGCGTTTTACGTGTGTAATTTAATGCTCTATTGGTGTGGTTTCGCGATTTTGTGGAAATTGTATGCGGCATTGCTGGCGGGACTGGTGATTAGCCTGATTTATAACCGCAAGCCGCTCAGGGCCTGTGGACAGAGTTTATTCTGGTTCTTATCCTACATGACCGTGTTGCTGGTGATCTCCTATCTGGGTTCGTTTGGCGGCCTGGGTCTTTTGCAGTTTCCCTGGGATATGGTTTGTCTTTTGCCATTCAGCCTGATCATGCTGTACTGGTCAGAGCAGGTTATCGACAATGCGCACCACGAACAAATCGAATTCGCGCTGGATGACGATTTAACCAGTGAAGCGGCATCTTAA
- a CDS encoding Lpg1974 family pore-forming outer membrane protein has protein sequence MKYFVKKTACLAWAFAFAAPAFSGTMGAAEDQGHHFFFSVAPFYGAITDEGINKLVFAEQATPTGQVTAFLPDGESDWGYTLSLGYAFDPNHERDLVLTYSHLSTETSKSIAVGEDGLIINRLSQLANFGPQYVRGPASAGISADYEYQTADLITNHYFPSEQFNRVEFSRFYGIKATEFRKGFTADYNGRFINVIAGTNVPSIDNINYSAKYYGIGPRIGMGGKWRLNRIFSVGGDVSASILVGSYKNEWNETLSVDTLFLGELPPGPFHSYTQVTNSRAWVSPVLAGNLAVAADFDVRSANHIRFEGGIGSEQYLPHLSPDSYRAKEGDNVLYIPQHFSIRNVFIKFTYFC, from the coding sequence GTGAAGTATTTTGTTAAAAAAACCGCTTGTCTCGCCTGGGCTTTCGCTTTTGCAGCACCTGCTTTCTCCGGCACCATGGGTGCAGCGGAAGATCAGGGCCACCACTTTTTCTTCAGCGTCGCCCCTTTTTATGGCGCCATCACTGACGAAGGGATTAATAAACTGGTTTTTGCCGAGCAGGCAACGCCCACAGGCCAGGTGACTGCCTTCCTGCCGGATGGTGAATCCGACTGGGGTTATACCTTAAGTCTGGGCTATGCGTTTGATCCTAACCATGAGCGCGATCTGGTGCTGACCTATTCCCATCTGTCAACCGAAACCAGCAAAAGCATTGCCGTGGGCGAGGACGGCCTTATCATCAACCGTTTAAGCCAGCTTGCCAATTTCGGCCCTCAGTACGTCAGAGGCCCCGCGTCAGCCGGTATAAGTGCGGATTATGAATACCAGACTGCCGATTTGATTACCAATCATTACTTCCCATCCGAACAATTTAACCGTGTCGAGTTTTCCCGCTTTTACGGCATCAAGGCGACGGAATTTAGAAAGGGATTCACAGCCGATTACAACGGCCGTTTCATCAACGTTATCGCCGGGACAAACGTACCCTCAATCGACAACATCAATTACTCCGCCAAGTATTACGGAATCGGTCCACGCATCGGTATGGGCGGCAAGTGGCGGTTAAACCGCATTTTCAGTGTCGGCGGCGATGTATCGGCATCCATCTTGGTCGGCTCCTATAAAAACGAGTGGAATGAAACGCTGTCCGTTGACACGTTGTTCCTTGGTGAACTGCCTCCAGGTCCGTTTCATAGCTACACTCAAGTCACCAACAGCCGAGCCTGGGTATCGCCTGTATTAGCCGGAAATCTGGCCGTTGCCGCTGATTTTGATGTCAGAAGCGCCAATCATATCCGCTTTGAAGGCGGCATCGGTTCCGAACAATACCTGCCCCACCTGTCGCCCGATTCCTACCGTGCCAAGGAAGGGGATAATGTCCTTTATATTCCTCAGCATTTCTCCATTAGAAACGTCTTCATCAAATTCACTTATTTCTGCTAA
- the lpxA gene encoding acyl-ACP--UDP-N-acetylglucosamine O-acyltransferase encodes MQMSQLDQQHVRDKVIPIHQQIHPTALIAQGARIGSNVSIGPFSVIGEHVAIGANTVIGSHVVIEGWTTIGERNQIYTGAVIGSVPQDLKFNGEKSFVSLGNDNIVREYVTISRGTAGGGSETRIGNANLLMTGCHVAHDVQMGNHNVIANTVAIAGHVIIEDWVTVGGVSGIHQFSKLGSLSMVGAKSYINKDVPPFALVQGNPAKLFGVNIERLRRNQFKPQQRLLIQRAYKILHRCNYHLPNAIAEIEQDLLPDEQIACLLHFLRHSERGICRGNRE; translated from the coding sequence GTGCAAATGAGTCAGTTGGATCAGCAGCATGTACGCGACAAAGTTATTCCTATTCACCAGCAAATTCATCCTACTGCCCTGATTGCCCAGGGAGCAAGAATCGGATCCAATGTTAGCATTGGTCCGTTTTCTGTCATTGGCGAACACGTTGCCATCGGCGCCAACACCGTCATCGGATCCCACGTCGTCATTGAAGGCTGGACTACCATCGGCGAACGCAATCAGATTTATACCGGCGCCGTCATTGGCTCTGTTCCGCAGGATTTGAAATTCAATGGCGAAAAAAGTTTTGTTTCGTTGGGCAATGACAATATCGTTCGCGAATACGTCACCATCAGCCGAGGCACCGCCGGCGGAGGGAGTGAAACCAGAATTGGCAACGCCAACCTGTTAATGACCGGTTGCCATGTTGCCCATGATGTGCAAATGGGGAATCATAATGTGATAGCCAATACCGTGGCGATAGCGGGACATGTCATTATTGAGGACTGGGTGACAGTCGGGGGTGTTTCGGGCATTCATCAATTCAGTAAATTAGGTTCTCTGTCGATGGTTGGAGCAAAAAGTTACATCAATAAAGACGTACCTCCCTTTGCTCTGGTTCAGGGTAATCCAGCCAAACTATTTGGAGTCAATATTGAACGCCTGCGCCGTAATCAGTTTAAACCCCAGCAGCGTCTGCTTATCCAACGCGCTTACAAAATCCTTCATCGCTGCAATTATCATTTACCCAATGCCATTGCCGAAATTGAACAGGACTTGTTGCCGGATGAGCAAATCGCCTGCCTGCTCCATTTTCTTCGTCACAGTGAACGCGGCATTTGCCGGGGGAATCGCGAATGA
- the lpxD gene encoding UDP-3-O-(3-hydroxymyristoyl)glucosamine N-acyltransferase, with product MKSLRFNQNHGPFSLATLARVSDAALHNPEDSDCLIHQAAPLDEAKETDIAVFHNLKYIKAFKNTAAGACIIFPDAVKHAPPAMKLLVHHNPYKAFALVMQHFYSRPKEAPGISPQAFIARSASIGKGCVIQPGAYIGERAVIGEGSEVGVNSYIGHDVIIGNNCRIENNVSITNTLMGNNVVIYTGARIGQEGFGFATDAGGHYSIPHIGCVIIGNNVEIGANTCVDRGSVKDTILEDHCRIDNLVQIGHNVTIGRGSIVAGTSGIAGSSHLGEFATVGGGVSVVNHAKVGNGAMVLAHSLVINDVPPGTRTGGTPAIEARQWHKQSLILKKLCR from the coding sequence ATGAAATCCTTGCGTTTTAATCAAAATCACGGCCCGTTCAGCTTAGCCACCTTAGCCCGGGTTTCTGACGCTGCACTGCATAACCCCGAGGATAGCGATTGCCTTATTCATCAGGCAGCACCTCTCGATGAAGCCAAAGAAACAGACATTGCCGTATTCCATAATCTAAAATACATTAAGGCGTTTAAAAACACCGCTGCAGGGGCCTGCATCATTTTCCCGGATGCGGTTAAACATGCCCCGCCGGCCATGAAATTACTGGTTCATCACAACCCTTATAAAGCCTTCGCCCTGGTCATGCAGCATTTTTATTCACGCCCCAAAGAAGCACCAGGTATTTCTCCCCAGGCTTTTATTGCCAGAAGCGCTTCCATTGGCAAAGGGTGCGTTATTCAGCCTGGGGCTTACATTGGTGAACGTGCCGTCATCGGCGAGGGGAGCGAAGTTGGCGTGAACAGTTACATCGGCCATGACGTGATCATTGGTAACAATTGTCGCATAGAAAACAACGTCAGCATCACCAATACCCTGATGGGCAACAACGTGGTGATCTATACCGGCGCCAGAATTGGACAGGAAGGATTTGGTTTTGCCACGGATGCAGGTGGCCATTACAGTATTCCTCATATCGGCTGCGTCATCATTGGTAACAACGTGGAAATAGGCGCCAATACTTGCGTGGATCGAGGTTCCGTTAAAGACACTATTCTTGAGGATCATTGCCGTATCGATAACCTGGTGCAGATTGGTCACAATGTTACCATTGGCCGCGGCAGCATCGTGGCCGGCACTTCCGGGATTGCCGGCAGTTCCCACCTGGGGGAATTTGCGACCGTAGGCGGGGGCGTCAGCGTGGTTAACCACGCGAAAGTCGGCAACGGCGCCATGGTATTAGCCCACTCGCTGGTCATTAACGATGTGCCGCCCGGGACACGGACAGGAGGAACCCCCGCCATCGAGGCCCGCCAATGGCATAAACAATCATTAATCTTGAAAAAATTATGCCGATGA
- the lpxB gene encoding lipid-A-disaccharide synthase produces MGERPIKIAIVAGEPSGDLLGAGLIAALKERLGNVTFFGIGGPQMQSQGFYSFFAMEYLSVMGITDVLGRYLQLLFLRKRLIRELTMNPPDVFIGIDYAHFNLVVEKKLKQQGIKTIHYVSPKVWAWRPKRVYKIKEAVDLVLTLFPFEKAFYQRYEVPVCFVGHPLADMIDPQMDKRHLRKQAGYADSDALITLLPGSRLGELRYLGPLYLDVMNRLSRKRPDLTFIVPLATLKAITLFEAQWRASGYSHLKIKLQQGGAREAMALANVVLVKSGTGTLEAMLLKCNMVVAYKWSALSHLIIAPQLKINYIALPNLLANEGLVPEFIQKQARPEAISQCLLEKLAKGDAPARVVEKFEQLHQQLRQDANSKAAMAVIKLIQAVPSSA; encoded by the coding sequence ATGGGCGAGCGTCCAATAAAAATAGCCATTGTAGCGGGGGAACCTTCAGGGGATTTATTAGGGGCTGGATTAATTGCGGCGCTTAAAGAGCGGCTTGGGAATGTCACTTTTTTCGGCATCGGCGGCCCGCAAATGCAAAGCCAGGGATTTTATTCTTTTTTTGCCATGGAATACCTCTCGGTCATGGGGATTACCGATGTCTTGGGGCGTTATCTGCAGCTGCTTTTTTTGCGTAAACGATTAATCAGGGAATTGACAATGAATCCCCCTGACGTGTTTATCGGTATTGATTATGCCCATTTTAATCTGGTCGTCGAGAAAAAGCTTAAACAACAAGGGATAAAAACCATCCATTATGTCAGTCCCAAAGTATGGGCCTGGCGGCCAAAACGGGTGTATAAAATCAAGGAAGCGGTGGACTTGGTCTTGACCCTGTTCCCTTTTGAAAAGGCATTTTATCAGCGATACGAGGTCCCGGTCTGCTTCGTTGGCCATCCACTGGCGGATATGATTGACCCGCAAATGGATAAAAGGCATCTAAGAAAACAGGCCGGTTATGCTGATTCCGATGCCCTCATCACCCTGCTGCCTGGCAGTCGTCTTGGCGAGCTTCGTTACCTGGGTCCTTTGTACCTTGACGTGATGAATCGACTGAGCCGGAAACGGCCCGATCTTACTTTTATCGTGCCCTTGGCCACCTTAAAAGCCATCACTCTGTTCGAAGCGCAATGGCGTGCATCAGGTTATTCTCATCTTAAGATAAAACTTCAACAGGGAGGTGCCAGAGAGGCCATGGCGCTGGCCAATGTGGTGTTGGTTAAATCGGGTACGGGAACCTTGGAAGCCATGCTGTTAAAATGCAACATGGTGGTCGCGTATAAATGGAGCGCATTGAGTCACCTGATCATTGCTCCGCAGCTTAAAATCAACTACATTGCACTGCCTAACCTGCTGGCCAATGAAGGGCTGGTGCCGGAATTTATTCAAAAGCAGGCGAGGCCTGAGGCCATCAGCCAATGCCTTTTAGAGAAATTGGCCAAGGGCGACGCCCCTGCCAGGGTAGTGGAAAAATTTGAGCAGTTGCATCAGCAGTTAAGGCAGGATGCCAATAGCAAGGCCGCCATGGCGGTTATCAAACTCATCCAGGCAGTGCCTTCATCGGCATAA
- a CDS encoding lysophospholipid acyltransferase family protein, protein MEHKETSHEPSVTWLGRLFYHAFHKPTSQTHTNIHAVFGNRLSDKQKKQLIMAFYSHMITLFKELIICLLRGVKPLKRKTDMQGLEHLLEAVKQNKGVLLLTGHFGNWEIGCPLCYVMLPTSNPAYAVRKPIKRAWAEKLLFANYRRHGLTIIPKNKARGPILDALRRQGLVFITFDQRAPAESKGTLLTDFLNLPAYTYQGLALLANESGAPVVPVSCHRLPRGRHRIEFHPALTWQEDPDSAAALLKNTVIYNQTLERLLLRHPEQWIWSYKRWQL, encoded by the coding sequence ATGGAACACAAGGAAACATCCCATGAGCCATCCGTCACCTGGTTAGGGCGGCTGTTTTACCATGCATTCCATAAACCGACTTCTCAAACCCACACCAACATCCATGCTGTCTTTGGAAATCGACTATCGGACAAACAAAAAAAACAATTGATTATGGCTTTTTATTCCCACATGATCACGCTGTTTAAAGAGTTGATTATTTGTCTGTTACGGGGAGTGAAACCCCTGAAAAGAAAAACGGATATGCAGGGGCTTGAACATTTATTGGAAGCCGTAAAGCAAAACAAGGGCGTCCTGCTGCTCACTGGCCATTTTGGCAACTGGGAAATTGGTTGCCCCCTCTGTTATGTCATGCTCCCTACCTCTAACCCGGCCTATGCTGTACGCAAACCCATTAAACGCGCCTGGGCGGAAAAATTGCTATTTGCTAATTACCGACGTCACGGCTTAACCATTATCCCTAAAAACAAGGCCAGAGGCCCTATCCTTGACGCCCTCAGACGGCAAGGCTTGGTCTTTATCACCTTTGATCAACGAGCGCCAGCGGAATCAAAAGGGACGTTACTCACTGATTTTTTAAATTTGCCAGCCTACACTTATCAGGGTTTGGCTTTATTAGCCAACGAATCGGGTGCCCCTGTCGTTCCTGTTTCCTGCCATCGATTACCGAGAGGCAGGCATCGGATCGAATTTCATCCCGCACTCACCTGGCAGGAGGATCCAGATTCAGCCGCTGCCCTATTAAAAAACACCGTGATTTATAACCAAACACTGGAGAGGCTGCTGTTGCGTCATCCCGAGCAGTGGATTTGGTCTTATAAGCGCTGGCAACTCTAA
- a CDS encoding lysophospholipid acyltransferase family protein: MPQISLDNLKITAVGRLMYYLVPLRKRIIMKNIERVFKCHSKQEKMNLAKAFYSHFLTTLKEIISIRWCNHDKLREGIEIEGLEHLLSAHAQQRGVILLCAHVGNWEYAPLLGFPTIAALSGRFYFVRRAIRIKWLQKILFQRFQKANLAIIDSRDMFKHARKLLRDNNVLVFTFDQHASIDGRHGIAVDFFGSKAGTYKTLAFLAGKTGALVVPGATYRLNKKHHVLQFYPALVWKENEDWEQALHDNTRIYNQAIEQFILANPAQWLWPHRRWKLDDLEKSG; the protein is encoded by the coding sequence ATGCCGCAAATCTCCCTCGATAATCTTAAAATCACTGCCGTTGGCCGCCTGATGTATTATCTCGTCCCGCTGCGCAAGCGCATTATCATGAAAAACATAGAGCGCGTTTTTAAATGCCATTCCAAACAGGAAAAAATGAATCTGGCCAAAGCCTTTTATTCCCACTTTTTAACAACACTCAAAGAAATCATTTCTATACGATGGTGCAATCATGACAAGCTGAGAGAGGGAATAGAAATCGAAGGCCTTGAGCATCTCCTGTCTGCCCATGCACAACAACGCGGCGTGATTTTACTTTGTGCTCACGTAGGCAATTGGGAATATGCTCCCTTACTGGGCTTCCCCACGATTGCGGCCCTTTCTGGCCGCTTTTATTTTGTCCGCCGTGCAATCCGTATCAAATGGTTGCAAAAAATCCTGTTCCAGCGCTTTCAAAAGGCAAATCTTGCCATCATTGACAGCCGCGACATGTTTAAACACGCACGAAAATTGCTGCGTGACAATAACGTCCTGGTGTTTACATTTGACCAGCATGCCAGCATAGATGGACGTCATGGTATTGCCGTTGATTTTTTTGGCAGCAAAGCAGGAACCTATAAGACGCTTGCTTTCCTGGCAGGTAAAACAGGGGCGTTGGTTGTCCCCGGCGCCACCTATAGACTCAACAAAAAACACCATGTTCTCCAGTTCTATCCCGCCCTCGTCTGGAAAGAAAATGAGGATTGGGAGCAGGCCCTGCATGACAACACCCGAATTTATAATCAGGCCATTGAGCAATTCATCCTGGCCAATCCTGCCCAATGGTTATGGCCGCATCGGCGCTGGAAATTAGACGACCTGGAAAAAAGCGGTTGA
- the fumC gene encoding class II fumarate hydratase, with protein sequence MSNTRIETDSMGEIAVPASRYWGAQTERSLHHFNIGRDIMPREVTHAFGILKKAAALTNLELGKLSQDKADLIIKAADEVSAGVLDEHFPLHVWQTGSGTQSNMNANEVISNRAIELAGGVMGSKTPIHPNDHVNMSQSSNDTFPTAMHIAAALAFKQKLIPAVQHLRDALADKMNRFNRIVKIGRTHLQDAVPLTLGQEFSGYVAQLDACLHRFEAVLPELYELALGGTAVGTGLNTHPQFADKAATHIATLTQLPFVSAPNKFAALASHEALVMAHSTMKALACALMKIANDVRWLGSGPRCGLGELILPENEPGSSIMPGKVNPTQCEAMTMVCAQVIGNDTSVAVAASQGNFELNVFKPVIIFNVLHSLNLLADTCHSFQEFCVEGLEANEAKIEYYLKNSLMLVTALNQHIGYDKAAKIAKTAHHDNTSLQEAAVKLGYLTAEQFNEYVKPEEMISPR encoded by the coding sequence ATGAGTAACACACGCATTGAAACGGACAGCATGGGCGAAATTGCTGTGCCCGCGTCCCGGTATTGGGGCGCGCAGACAGAACGTTCGCTGCATCACTTCAACATTGGCCGCGACATCATGCCGCGAGAGGTCACCCATGCCTTTGGCATTTTGAAAAAAGCAGCGGCGTTAACCAATCTTGAGCTTGGCAAGTTAAGCCAGGATAAAGCCGATTTAATCATCAAAGCCGCCGATGAAGTCAGTGCCGGCGTGCTTGATGAGCACTTCCCCCTGCACGTGTGGCAAACCGGCAGCGGGACCCAATCCAATATGAATGCCAATGAAGTCATATCCAACCGCGCCATTGAACTGGCCGGAGGTGTCATGGGCAGCAAAACACCAATTCATCCCAATGATCATGTCAACATGTCGCAATCGTCAAACGACACCTTTCCTACCGCCATGCACATCGCCGCTGCCCTGGCTTTCAAGCAGAAATTAATACCCGCCGTGCAGCATCTGCGCGATGCGCTCGCGGACAAAATGAACCGTTTTAACCGCATCGTTAAAATTGGCCGTACGCATCTGCAGGATGCGGTACCCCTGACGTTAGGCCAGGAGTTTTCAGGTTACGTAGCCCAGCTCGATGCCTGCCTGCATCGTTTTGAGGCGGTGCTGCCAGAGCTTTATGAACTGGCGCTAGGGGGCACTGCTGTTGGTACAGGGTTAAACACTCATCCCCAGTTTGCAGACAAAGCCGCTACGCATATCGCCACATTGACACAATTGCCCTTTGTGTCGGCACCCAATAAATTCGCGGCCTTAGCTTCTCATGAAGCACTGGTGATGGCACACAGCACCATGAAAGCCTTAGCCTGTGCTTTAATGAAAATTGCCAATGACGTGCGCTGGTTGGGCTCAGGTCCTCGCTGTGGCTTGGGCGAATTGATTCTGCCTGAAAATGAACCCGGTTCTTCCATCATGCCCGGTAAGGTTAATCCGACCCAGTGCGAGGCCATGACCATGGTTTGCGCTCAGGTGATCGGCAATGACACCAGTGTCGCGGTGGCAGCAAGTCAAGGGAATTTCGAACTCAACGTCTTTAAGCCGGTCATTATTTTTAATGTCCTGCATTCTCTGAATCTGCTGGCAGACACCTGCCATTCATTCCAGGAGTTTTGTGTGGAAGGGCTTGAAGCCAATGAAGCAAAAATTGAGTATTACCTTAAAAATTCACTGATGCTGGTGACCGCGTTAAATCAACACATTGGTTACGACAAAGCAGCCAAAATTGCCAAAACCGCTCATCATGACAACACGTCGCTTCAGGAGGCCGCAGTCAAGCTGGGTTACCTCACAGCCGAGCAGTTTAATGAGTATGTTAAACCGGAAGAAATGATTTCACCTCGCTAA
- a CDS encoding glycerophosphodiester phosphodiesterase — protein sequence MSLVTVIERCINNIMAVIPRGRPSRETLKQARVIAHRGAHDRQVIENTDAAFARALSCHCWGIELDVRSTADGVFVVHHDPTLMRLWQRPEAIGDLSFQDLRELVPDIPSLAEVIGRYGKRLHLFIELKTPVDEALLYESLQALTPIDDYHLISLDEALLRPLMRFPRAALLLVPEHNNVQAFCSLSLKANYGGVLGHYLLLSNKKIKPLTAVRQQVGVGFVDSKNSLYRELNRGIRWVFTNRAQPISALLSNENDRKD from the coding sequence ATGTCTTTAGTCACGGTGATTGAACGGTGCATCAATAACATCATGGCGGTCATTCCACGTGGAAGGCCATCGCGTGAGACTCTTAAACAGGCGCGCGTGATTGCCCATCGTGGTGCCCATGACCGCCAGGTTATCGAAAATACGGACGCGGCCTTTGCCCGCGCCCTAAGCTGCCATTGTTGGGGAATTGAACTGGATGTGCGAAGCACTGCGGATGGTGTTTTTGTCGTGCATCATGACCCCACCCTTATGCGATTATGGCAGCGGCCTGAAGCGATTGGCGATTTGTCTTTTCAAGACTTGCGGGAACTGGTCCCGGACATCCCTTCGCTAGCGGAGGTCATCGGCCGTTATGGCAAGCGTCTTCATTTGTTTATTGAATTGAAAACCCCGGTGGATGAGGCCCTGTTGTATGAATCCCTGCAGGCATTAACCCCGATTGACGATTACCATCTGATCAGTCTTGATGAGGCATTGCTTCGCCCCTTAATGCGTTTCCCGCGGGCAGCCCTCCTTCTCGTCCCGGAACATAATAACGTGCAAGCGTTCTGCTCCTTGAGTTTAAAAGCAAATTACGGTGGGGTTTTAGGTCATTATTTGTTATTGAGCAATAAAAAAATCAAACCGCTCACGGCAGTCAGGCAGCAGGTGGGGGTTGGATTCGTCGATTCAAAAAACAGCTTGTATCGGGAATTGAATCGCGGTATTCGATGGGTGTTTACCAACAGGGCGCAACCTATCAGCGCCCTGTTGAGTAACGAGAATGACCGTAAGGATTAG